In one window of Microtus pennsylvanicus isolate mMicPen1 chromosome 2, mMicPen1.hap1, whole genome shotgun sequence DNA:
- the Chrna4 gene encoding neuronal acetylcholine receptor subunit alpha-4 isoform X2 → METRAHAEERLLKRLFSGYNKWSRPVANISDVVLVRFGLSIAQLIDVDEKNQMMTTNVWVKQEWYDYKLRWVPSDYENVTSIRIPSELIWRPDIVLYNNADGDFAVTHLTKAHLFYDGRVQWTPPAIYKSSCSIDVTFFPFDQQNCTMKFGSWTYDKAKIDLVSMHSRVDQLDFWESGEWVIVDAVGTYNTRKYECCAEIYPDITYAFIIRRLPLFYTINLIIPCLLISCLTVLVFYLPSECGEKVTLCISVLLSLTVFLLLITEIIPSTSLVIPLIGEYLLFTMIFVTLSIVITVFVLNVHHRSPRTHTMPAWVRRVFLDIVPRLLFMKRPSVVKDNCRRLIESMHKMANAPRFWPEPEGEPGVLSDTRNRGLSSAPSFCNPLTTPVEAQPTCKSPSHKAPDLQTSEVKKTSPCPSPGPCHAPNSTRVPTLVKARSLSVQHVPSSQETAEDGIRCRSRSIQYCVSRDGAVSLADSQPTASPASLKAHPSQLPLSDQISPCKCTCKEPSPVSPVTVLKARGTKPRPQHLPLSPALTRAVEGVQYIADHLKAEDTDFSVKEDWKYVAMVIDRIFLWMFIIVCLLGTVGLFLPPWLAGMI, encoded by the exons ATGGAGACCCGGGCCCATGCGGAGGAGCGGCTCCTGAAGAGACTCTTCTCTGGCTACAACAAGTGGTCTCGGCCAGTAGCCAACATCTCAGACGTGGTCCTCGTCCGCTTTGGCCTGTCCATTGCTCAGCTCATTGATGTG GATGAGAAGAACCAGATGATGACGACAAATGTGTGGGTGAAGCAG GAGTGGTATGACTACAAGCTGCGCTGGGTCCCCAGTGACTACGAGAATGTTACCTCCATCCGCATCCCCTCCGAGCTCATCTGGAGGCCCGACATTGTACTCTACAACAA TGCGGACGGGGACTTCGCAGTCACCCACCTGACCAAAGCCCACCTGTTCTATGATGGGCGGGTGCAGTGGACACCCCCAGCCATCTATAAGAGCTCCTGCAGCATCGATGTCACCTTCTTCCCCTTCGACCAGCAGAACTGTACCATGAAGTTTGGGTCCTGGACCTATGACAAGGCCAAGATTGACTTGGTGAGCATGCATAGCCGCGTGGACCAGCTGGACTTCTGGGAAAGTGGGGAGTGGGTCATTGTGGATGCCGTGGGCACCTACAACACCAGGAAGTATGAATGCTGCGCCGAGATCTACCCTGACATCACCTACGCCTTCATCATCCGCCGGCTGCCGCTCTTCTACACCATCAACCTCATCATCCCGTGCCTGCTCATCTCCTGCCTCACCGTGCTGGTCTTCTACCTGCCCTCCGAGTGCGGAGAGAAGGTCACCCTGTGCATCTCGGTGCTGCTCTCGCTCACCGTCTTCCTCCTGCTCATCACCGAGATCATCCCGTCCACCTCGCTGGTCATCCCGCTCATCGGCGAGTACCTGCTCTTCACCATGATCTTCGTCACCCTCTCCATCGTCATCACGGTCTTCGTGCTCAACGTTCACCACCGCTCGCCACGCACGCATACCATGCCTGCCTGGGTGCGCAGAGTCTTCCTGGACATCGTGCCGCGCCTCCTCTTCATGAAGCGCCCGTCTGTGGTGAAAGACAACTGCCGAAGACTTATCGAGTCCATGCATAAGATGGCCAATGCCCCTCGTTTCTGGCCAGAACCGGAGGGTGAGCCTGGCGTCTTGAGTGACACTCGAAACCGAGGCCTGTCATCGGCCCCATCTTTCTGCAACCCTCTGACCACGCCAGTCGAGGCCCAGCCTACATGCAAGTCACCCTCTCACAAGGCCCCTGATTTGCAGACATCAGAGGTGAAGAAGACCAGTCCCTGTCCATCACCTGGCCCCTGTCACGCACCCAACAGCACCAGGGTCCCGACACTTGTCAAAGCTAGGTCCCTGAGTGTCCAGCACGTGCCCAGCTCCCAGGAAACGGCAGAGGATGGCATCCGCTGCCGGTCTCGGAGTATCCAGTACTGTGTTTCTCGAGATGGAGCTGTCTCCCTGGCTGACAGCCAGCCAACTgcttcccctgcctccctgaaGGCCCATCCATCCCAGCTTCCACTGTCCGACCAGATCTCTCCATGCAAATGCACGTGCAAGGAACCATCTCCCGTGTCTCCGGTCACTGTGCTCAAGGCCCGAGGCACCAAACCACGCCCCCAGCACCTCCCCCTGTCACCAGCCCTGACGCGGGCAGTAGAGGGTGTCCAGTACATTGCAGACCACCTCAAGGCAGAAGACACAGACTTCTCG GTGAAGGAGGACTGGAAGTACGTGGCCATGGTCATCGATCGAATCTTCCTCTGGATGTTCATCATCGTCTGCCTACTGGGCACTGTGGGCCTCTTCCTGCCCCCCTGGCTGGCTGGTATGATCTAG
- the Chrna4 gene encoding neuronal acetylcholine receptor subunit alpha-4 isoform X1 encodes MTRGSPTPPGTPRAPGGTRKLYPHAGPSVASTYPRGPVRPLLPPASSSLPSLPLLPSRRRLKAAGPGGAAPRSPQPRAPSPPPRPAGQAAEPGLGTSGRGAGHEVGLARVLERRRGTAGSRPRLEPVRCAMELWGPRAPQPPLLLPLLLLLGVGLLPVSSHMETRAHAEERLLKRLFSGYNKWSRPVANISDVVLVRFGLSIAQLIDVDEKNQMMTTNVWVKQEWYDYKLRWVPSDYENVTSIRIPSELIWRPDIVLYNNADGDFAVTHLTKAHLFYDGRVQWTPPAIYKSSCSIDVTFFPFDQQNCTMKFGSWTYDKAKIDLVSMHSRVDQLDFWESGEWVIVDAVGTYNTRKYECCAEIYPDITYAFIIRRLPLFYTINLIIPCLLISCLTVLVFYLPSECGEKVTLCISVLLSLTVFLLLITEIIPSTSLVIPLIGEYLLFTMIFVTLSIVITVFVLNVHHRSPRTHTMPAWVRRVFLDIVPRLLFMKRPSVVKDNCRRLIESMHKMANAPRFWPEPEGEPGVLSDTRNRGLSSAPSFCNPLTTPVEAQPTCKSPSHKAPDLQTSEVKKTSPCPSPGPCHAPNSTRVPTLVKARSLSVQHVPSSQETAEDGIRCRSRSIQYCVSRDGAVSLADSQPTASPASLKAHPSQLPLSDQISPCKCTCKEPSPVSPVTVLKARGTKPRPQHLPLSPALTRAVEGVQYIADHLKAEDTDFSVKEDWKYVAMVIDRIFLWMFIIVCLLGTVGLFLPPWLAGMI; translated from the exons ATGACCAGGGGGTCGCCAACCCCACCCGGCACGCCGCGAGCCCCAGGGGGGACAAGAAAACTTTACCCCCACGCGGGGCCGAGTGTGGCCTCCACCTACCCTCGGGGCCCGGTccgccccctcctcccgcccgcttcctcctccctcccgtccctacccctcctcccctctcgCCGGCGGCTGAAGGCAGCAGGTCCGGGCGGGGCCGCGCCGCGGAGCCCACAACCTCGAGCTCCCTCCCCGCCGCCGCGCCCCGCGGGACAAGCTGCGGAGCCCGGCTTGGGGACGAGCGGCCGCGGCGCGGGGCATGAAGTTGGGCTCGCGCGGGTATTGGAGCGGAGGCGCGGCACAGCTGGGAGCCGCCCGCGTCTAGAGCCCGTTCGGTGCGCCATGGAGCTCTGGGGGCCCCGGGCGCCGCAGCCTCCGCTGCTACTGCCGCTGCTGTTGCTCTTAGGGGTCGGCCTCTTGCCTG TTAGCAGCCACATGGAGACCCGGGCCCATGCGGAGGAGCGGCTCCTGAAGAGACTCTTCTCTGGCTACAACAAGTGGTCTCGGCCAGTAGCCAACATCTCAGACGTGGTCCTCGTCCGCTTTGGCCTGTCCATTGCTCAGCTCATTGATGTG GATGAGAAGAACCAGATGATGACGACAAATGTGTGGGTGAAGCAG GAGTGGTATGACTACAAGCTGCGCTGGGTCCCCAGTGACTACGAGAATGTTACCTCCATCCGCATCCCCTCCGAGCTCATCTGGAGGCCCGACATTGTACTCTACAACAA TGCGGACGGGGACTTCGCAGTCACCCACCTGACCAAAGCCCACCTGTTCTATGATGGGCGGGTGCAGTGGACACCCCCAGCCATCTATAAGAGCTCCTGCAGCATCGATGTCACCTTCTTCCCCTTCGACCAGCAGAACTGTACCATGAAGTTTGGGTCCTGGACCTATGACAAGGCCAAGATTGACTTGGTGAGCATGCATAGCCGCGTGGACCAGCTGGACTTCTGGGAAAGTGGGGAGTGGGTCATTGTGGATGCCGTGGGCACCTACAACACCAGGAAGTATGAATGCTGCGCCGAGATCTACCCTGACATCACCTACGCCTTCATCATCCGCCGGCTGCCGCTCTTCTACACCATCAACCTCATCATCCCGTGCCTGCTCATCTCCTGCCTCACCGTGCTGGTCTTCTACCTGCCCTCCGAGTGCGGAGAGAAGGTCACCCTGTGCATCTCGGTGCTGCTCTCGCTCACCGTCTTCCTCCTGCTCATCACCGAGATCATCCCGTCCACCTCGCTGGTCATCCCGCTCATCGGCGAGTACCTGCTCTTCACCATGATCTTCGTCACCCTCTCCATCGTCATCACGGTCTTCGTGCTCAACGTTCACCACCGCTCGCCACGCACGCATACCATGCCTGCCTGGGTGCGCAGAGTCTTCCTGGACATCGTGCCGCGCCTCCTCTTCATGAAGCGCCCGTCTGTGGTGAAAGACAACTGCCGAAGACTTATCGAGTCCATGCATAAGATGGCCAATGCCCCTCGTTTCTGGCCAGAACCGGAGGGTGAGCCTGGCGTCTTGAGTGACACTCGAAACCGAGGCCTGTCATCGGCCCCATCTTTCTGCAACCCTCTGACCACGCCAGTCGAGGCCCAGCCTACATGCAAGTCACCCTCTCACAAGGCCCCTGATTTGCAGACATCAGAGGTGAAGAAGACCAGTCCCTGTCCATCACCTGGCCCCTGTCACGCACCCAACAGCACCAGGGTCCCGACACTTGTCAAAGCTAGGTCCCTGAGTGTCCAGCACGTGCCCAGCTCCCAGGAAACGGCAGAGGATGGCATCCGCTGCCGGTCTCGGAGTATCCAGTACTGTGTTTCTCGAGATGGAGCTGTCTCCCTGGCTGACAGCCAGCCAACTgcttcccctgcctccctgaaGGCCCATCCATCCCAGCTTCCACTGTCCGACCAGATCTCTCCATGCAAATGCACGTGCAAGGAACCATCTCCCGTGTCTCCGGTCACTGTGCTCAAGGCCCGAGGCACCAAACCACGCCCCCAGCACCTCCCCCTGTCACCAGCCCTGACGCGGGCAGTAGAGGGTGTCCAGTACATTGCAGACCACCTCAAGGCAGAAGACACAGACTTCTCG GTGAAGGAGGACTGGAAGTACGTGGCCATGGTCATCGATCGAATCTTCCTCTGGATGTTCATCATCGTCTGCCTACTGGGCACTGTGGGCCTCTTCCTGCCCCCCTGGCTGGCTGGTATGATCTAG